The following coding sequences lie in one Zingiber officinale cultivar Zhangliang chromosome 2B, Zo_v1.1, whole genome shotgun sequence genomic window:
- the LOC122049321 gene encoding SPX domain-containing protein 1-like has protein sequence MSRKQKAVNLHHHLIQKTHRLILQCLVKILKKYDKRAGALIRQPFIEKVLQQPFFTTDLLYKLVKECVAMLGHLFPSNNLSISAECDGQNGVPKPAQSGGRVPELEEIKYMQSLYMKSTVAALRSLKQIRSKSSTVKID, from the exons ATGTCAAGGAAACAAAAGGCAGTCAATCTGCATCAtcatctaattcaaaaaactcatAGGCTTATCCTGCAAT GTCTAGTGAAAATACTGAAGAAGTATGACAAGAGAGCAGGAGCACTTATCAGGCAGCCCTTCATCGAAAAGGTGCTGCAGCAGCCATTCTTTACAACTGATCTCCTATACAAACTCGTGAAGGAGTGTGTGGCTATGCTCGGCCACCTCTTCCCTAGCAACAACCTGTCAATTTCAGCAGAATGCGACGGACAAAATGGAGTGCCAAAGCCGGCACAATCAGGTGGGAGGGTTCCAGAGTTGGAGGAGATTAAATATATGCAGAGCTTATACATGAAGAGCACCGTAGCAGCGCTGCGGTCCTTGAAACAGATTAGGAGCAAAAGTTCAACAGTCAAAATAgattag